From Candidatus Eisenbacteria bacterium:
GCCCTCCGCGCGGTCACGGGCGCGAGGGGCTTTGACCGTCACGGCGCCTATCCCGGTCTGCACTTCGCGCTCCTTGTGGTGCCCATTGCGAACGACCCGCTGGCGGCCATCTTCGTCTCGCAACTCACGATAGCGCTCCAGGAACTCCTCGATCTCGACCTCCAGGGCCTTGGTCAGCAGCTCGCGGGCTCCGTCTCGCAAAATGGCCGTCAGCAAATCCACCGTGCTCTCTGCTGGCTTTAACCCTTCGATATGCGTTATCTTACTCATGGCGTGTCCTCCTACCCCCTGAGCAAATGCCTCAGGGTTTCTTGGGTTAGGTTTTCAGGAGGATACGCCGCCTTTCTTTCTTAGGTCATCCACAACTTTCGGTTATAACTCGATCCCGGAAGTCATAATGTCTAGGTGGTGGATACTCTAATGGATGAAATTACTCTTAAAGGGCTTGAAGAGAAGCTGTCTCCAACTAGTGTTCGGAAAAACCTACATAATGCATCTTTGTTCCTTTCCGCGTACGAGTTACTGAAAAGCCAAGTAATTAATGAGGTTCGAGGCTTCTTCTTGCTTAAATCTAAGGATGGACGATTAGTTTATTCGGAAAAATATAAAGAGGATGTTCTAGATCGATCAAAAAGTCTCTTAGAAGCATCAAGTCTGTGGTTAGTTGATCGAGGAGCGATCACAAAAATACAAGTGGAGGAAATTCTAGAAATTCGTGAACATCGTAATGCCATTGCCCATAAGCTTCCAAACTATCTTTTTGTTCCTGACACCGAAATCAAAATGACTCTATTAATGAAAACGCGACAATGCATTGACCAGATCGGACGCTTTTGGGCGCAAATATCAATTGATTCAACTCCCGAATATGATAACAAGGGAGTTAAGCCTGAAGATATCAAGACAGGGGCCAGTATTGCTATAGATTTTATTATGGATGTCATAGAAAACGAAAATATATTAAACACATAAACCGTGCCAATCCGGTTCGCGGATGTTCAAGGAAATTATAATGCCAGAGTGGAGAAATAAATCGCTAATTGACTTTGAATCTAGTTTTCTACACGATCTAGCTTGCTTTTTGGATTCGAAGTTAGACCAACTTGATTCTGAATCAAATAAAGCCGAAGATCCAGATGCAGAGGGAGTATATGATCGTGCAGAATATATAGTTGGTTTAGGCTTTGCAGCTTGTCAGCAGTATATGACTACCAAGATATCATATTCGAGGTTGAATAAGAAAGAAGCTCTCGACTGCGGTCCGTTTCGCAACTCGGACATTCCAATTGCGGCCATTGTTAATAATGTAGCGAACCTCTGGAAGCATTCGGCAGAATGGAGCAAAGGCGAGGAAGAAAGACGAGCAAGAAAATTACTGTTGTATCTTGGTGTCGATCATGAATATCCAGATGATATGGACATATGTTCACATATCGCTACCACGGTTCTGCATCATCTTCTATCGCCCTTGCCGAATAGATTTCAGATGCTAATACCTTCTTTGATGGAGTGGAGAAATCAGATCCTTAATTCGATCAAGGAGCCGTAATGTACAAATATCCGACAAATGCGTGATCGGGTGAAATCGGCCAACCAGACCGGTGGGAATCCGGCCGATGATTCCGGTCCATTCCGCCCACCGATTCCGCTCCAACCCACCCACCCATTCCGCCCCGATTCGCTCCCGGCCCCAGATCCACCTGCAGCAGGGGCGGCCAGGGGGGGTGGGGCGCTCAACCTAACTTCTCAGCAACCTCCCGCAACGCCTCCAGCACCATCCCCCGATTCTCCCGCCGCCGGTTCACAAAAACCGGGCTTGGATGCGGGCAGGGCATCAGGATCAGATCGGGCCGGAGTTGCCGGATACGCTCGGCCACCCGCTGAGCCTTGCGCCCGACCAGGACGACAATCCGCAGCCGGGGCAGGAGATCCGGGGTCTTCAGGAGCCGATTCAGCCACCGCCAGCCCTCATCAATGTCGGCTGGCTTGGCCGGACGTATTCGCGGGCCATCACCGATGTACCAGGGCACAATATTCCAATTCACAGTGCGGCTGCGATCGATCCCGGCCTCGGCATTTAGCAGGAACCAGTTCTTGGCGGTCTCGTCGGGATTGTTGCGGGATACGAAGCCGCTCTTGACCGCCTTTGGTCCGGGCGCCTCGAGCAGGAACAGACATTCCGCATCTACGCCGCCATCGGCCGGGTCGAAGTAGGGGACTCTCTTGCCGCATCGCTCCCGGCGTCGGATGGTCTCAACGAAAGCATTGAGCTTCCTCACATGCGGGTCATTGATTCGGGCTATGAGCGCATCCTTGTATTTTTTGTCGCCAAGGGATTTCGGCTGATCGATCATTGGGCTGCCCTGTTTTGCCGGCCAATTCCGAGCAGACGGCCGGACCCGGCAGATTACTTGAATATCGTCGACCATTGACATCTGCATCGATCAAAAATGTGTGCCGGTGATTTCGCAAGGTCATTTCGGAACGATCAGGCCGGGACAAGCACACACCCCTTGAAACCTACCCCAAGCCATGCTGCCATAATCTTCCCGTCTCCCAATGCGAAGCGGAGATAACCAGGGCCCGCCGATGGGTCGTCGGTGGGGCTCACCTATTCTATCAGCGCCGTCATCTCCAATCTAGTCGGTTGCAACACGATACGGCGACAGATCGGTTCTTCATAATTCTCCAACCTCATGTTATAATATCGGTGTAAGAATATTGCTAATGTCCGCTCTTGGGGAGGGTGAGCTCGTGACCAAATGGCTGTTCTTTATAATCCAAGTCATGCTAATCCCGAATCTTAGCCTGGCCGCGACCTGGTATGTCACAGCTGATGGCACCGGCGATGCTCCGACCATTCAAGCTGCAGCTGACAGCTCCGCCCAAGGGGATACAGTCCTGGTCTCCCAAGGCACCTA
This genomic window contains:
- a CDS encoding uracil-DNA glycosylase; the protein is MIDQPKSLGDKKYKDALIARINDPHVRKLNAFVETIRRRERCGKRVPYFDPADGGVDAECLFLLEAPGPKAVKSGFVSRNNPDETAKNWFLLNAEAGIDRSRTVNWNIVPWYIGDGPRIRPAKPADIDEGWRWLNRLLKTPDLLPRLRIVVLVGRKAQRVAERIRQLRPDLILMPCPHPSPVFVNRRRENRGMVLEALREVAEKLG